CGATGGCGGCGGTGCTGTTCGCCGACCAGGGCGTCGGGCTGATCGTGCTGCCGCTGATGCTGTTCCACCAGCTTCAGCTGATGGTCTGCGCCGTGCTGGCCCGGCGCTATGCCAATGCCAGGACGGCGCTCGCACCGGTACCGGTGGCGTCATGACCACCGTCGCCGGGAGGAGTCTGCGCGGCCTGCGAACCGTGTTCGAAGCCACCCGCGCCGTCCGGCCGGATGCCGTGGCGCTGGAGTGCGGGGCGAGCAGTCTGACCTACGCCGAGCTGGACGTACGCGCCAACCGCCTCGCGCACTACCTCGCCGCGGCCGGGGTGCGGCCAGGCGGCAGGGTCGGCATCCGGCTGCCCCGGTCGGTGGATGCCTACGTCGCGCTACTGGCCGTGGTGAAGGCGGGCGCGGTCTTCGTCCCGATCGACCCGGCCGCCCCGCCGGACCGGGTCACCTTCATTGCCGCGGATGCCGCGCTGTCCCTCCTGCTCTGCGCCGAACCGCCCGCGCGCACCCCGCCGTGCCCGGTGCTGCGGATGTCCGAGATCGAGCCGCGGGTGGCGGGCTACCCGCCCTGGCAACCGGAACCCGAACCGGTACCGGACGCGGCCGCCTACGTCATCTACACCTCCGGCTCCACCGGGAGGCCCAAGGGGGTGGAGGTGGCCCAGTCCAGCATCATGCACTTCCTGGAGGTGGCGACCCCGATCTACCGGGTGTGCCCCGGTGACCGGGTCTACCAGGGGATGACCCTCGCCTTCGACTTCTCGATCGAGGAGATCTGGCCGACCTGGGCGGTGGGCGCGACGCTGGTAGCCGGTCCGGAGGGCGAGGGGCGGTTCGGCGCGGGACTCGCCACCTTCCTCGCCGAGCGCCGGATCACGGTGCTGTACTGCGTGCCCACCGTGCTGGCCACCCTGGACGCCGAGCTGCCCGCGCTGCGCACCGTGATCGTCGGCGGGGAGGCTTGCCCGGCTGAGCTGGTACGCCGGTGGAGCAGGGTCGGCAGGCTGATGCTGAACACCTATGGCCCGACCGAAACCACGGTGACAGCTACCTGGGCCGAACTGCACCCTGGGCGGCCGGTCACCATCGGCAGGCCGTTGCCCGGATACCGGGTCGAACTCCTTGACGAGCACCTGCGCCCGGTGCCGGACGGCACGGTCGGCGAGATATGCGTCAGCGGGCCGGGGGTGGCCAGGGGCTACCTGAACCGGCCCGAGCTGACCGCGGAGCGGTTCCGCCGCACCGAACACGGCCGGGTCTACCGGACCGGGGACCTCGGGCGGGTGCTGCCGGGCGGGGAGATCGCCTTTCTTGGCCGGGCGGACAGCGAGGTGAAGATCCGGGGGCATCGGGTGGACCTGCAGGAGGTCGAGGGCCTGCTGCTCGCCGACGATGCGGTGACCGGTGCCGCGGCCAAGCCGCTGTCCGGTGGCACCGGGCTGGCCGCCTATGTGACCACCGGTGTCGCGGCCCCGGACCTGCCTGCCCGGCTGCTGGAGCTGCTGCGCCGGAACCTGCCCGGCTACCTGGTGCCCAGTCATCTCGAGGTGCTGGACACGTTGCCGACGCTGCCGAGCGGGAAGGTCGACCGGGGCGCGCTGCCCGAGCCCGGCGGGGGACGGACGCTCCCGCGCTCAGGTCCGGTCCTCGCCCCTGCCACTCCCGCCGAGCGCGCGATCGTCACGGTCTGGGCCGAGGTGCTGGACCTCGCGCCCGAGCGGGTGTCGGTGACCGCGGACTTCTTCACCGATCTCGGCGGGCACTCGCTGCTGGCGACCACGGTGGTTGGGCGGCTGCGTGCCGAGGGGACGGCGCCAGGGCTTTCGGTTGCCGAGCTGTACGCCAAGCCCACGGTTCGTGGGCTGGCAGGCACGATCGAACGGCACGGTCCTCGGGAAAGGACGGTCGAGCCAGACGCTCTCGTACCCCGCCGCGGGGTCGTGGCCCGAGCCGGGCTGGCGCAGCTGGCCTGCAGGCTGGCCTTGCTGCTCCTGATCGGCGCGCCGGTGGCGGCGGTGGTCGCCGTCCGGGGTGGCGCGCCGGACGCGACCGTGCTGTGGCAGGGCGGGCTGGTGGCGCTGGCGAGCCTGTTACCGGGTCGGTTGCTGCTTCCGATCCTCGGGGTGCGGCTACTGAGCGCGGGTTTGCGGCCGGGCGACTACCCGCTGTGGGGCGGTACCCATGTGCGGGTCTGGCTGATCGGGCAACTCCTGGCGCTGGCGCCGCTCGGCTCGCTCGGCGGTTCGCCGCTACTCGGCCCGTACCTGCGGGCACTCGGGGCCAGGGTCGGCGCAGGCTGCCAGCTTGCCACCGCTGGGATCACCCTGCCGTCCCTCACCGAGATCGGCGCCGGCGCCGCGG
The sequence above is drawn from the Amycolatopsis aidingensis genome and encodes:
- a CDS encoding Pls/PosA family non-ribosomal peptide synthetase — protein: MTTVAGRSLRGLRTVFEATRAVRPDAVALECGASSLTYAELDVRANRLAHYLAAAGVRPGGRVGIRLPRSVDAYVALLAVVKAGAVFVPIDPAAPPDRVTFIAADAALSLLLCAEPPARTPPCPVLRMSEIEPRVAGYPPWQPEPEPVPDAAAYVIYTSGSTGRPKGVEVAQSSIMHFLEVATPIYRVCPGDRVYQGMTLAFDFSIEEIWPTWAVGATLVAGPEGEGRFGAGLATFLAERRITVLYCVPTVLATLDAELPALRTVIVGGEACPAELVRRWSRVGRLMLNTYGPTETTVTATWAELHPGRPVTIGRPLPGYRVELLDEHLRPVPDGTVGEICVSGPGVARGYLNRPELTAERFRRTEHGRVYRTGDLGRVLPGGEIAFLGRADSEVKIRGHRVDLQEVEGLLLADDAVTGAAAKPLSGGTGLAAYVTTGVAAPDLPARLLELLRRNLPGYLVPSHLEVLDTLPTLPSGKVDRGALPEPGGGRTLPRSGPVLAPATPAERAIVTVWAEVLDLAPERVSVTADFFTDLGGHSLLATTVVGRLRAEGTAPGLSVAELYAKPTVRGLAGTIERHGPRERTVEPDALVPRRGVVARAGLAQLACRLALLLLIGAPVAAVVAVRGGAPDATVLWQGGLVALASLLPGRLLLPILGVRLLSAGLRPGDYPLWGGTHVRVWLIGQLLALAPLGSLGGSPLLGPYLRALGARVGAGCQLATAGITLPSLTEIGAGAAVGYGARLETVRVTGGVLTLGHVCLGARAFVGAGAVLAPGCRVADGGQLAEHSLLAAGQSVPPGRRWTGSPAASDDPDPVLAAVERLPAVPPWSGRLLLGFAVSWLAVELLPFAAAVPGLLLVCRALAGGAGAALLAALAAGPLFVFTTCLLVLAGKHAVLRRTPTGILPARSALGVRKYLSDKLLEISLATTPTLYATLYTVGWLRALGARIGPRSEVSTVAHIDPDLLRLGAECFLADQVMAGPAVHHRDYLVLGNTTMERRSFAGNAALARSGSLLGAGSLVGAHSLAPRHAPTGTSWIGSPPIRLPRRESSPDFAEELTFRPAPGRVAGRLAIEFLRVVLPATVLAVAVLGGFLVLLAAGRSGGLLAAVVLAPVLPLVAGLAVVLVVVCLKWIIVGRYRPRVEPLWGTFVRRTELITGLYEAAAVPALLGALAGTPLLPVLLRLFGARIGRRVWLASTFLTEFDLVRIGDDAAIGPLTSLQTHLFEDRVMKMSTVAVGAGASIGPRSVVLYDAVIGAGGNLDALSLAMKGERLEPGTDWRGIPCRAVFSAPPACPARAPVRRRPGR